A stretch of the Rosa rugosa chromosome 5, drRosRugo1.1, whole genome shotgun sequence genome encodes the following:
- the LOC133712190 gene encoding major strawberry allergen Fra a 1-E: protein MGVYTYESEFTSEIPPPRLFKAFVLDADHLIPKIAPQAVKSAEILEGDGGPGTLKKITFGEGSHYGYVKHKIHSIDKVNHVYSYSLIEGDALSDTIEKIDYETKLVAAPHGGTIIKSTSKYHTKGNVEIKEEHVKAGKEKASHLFKLIEGYLKDHPSEYN from the exons ATGGGTGTTTACACTTACGAAAGCGAGTTCACCTCCGAGATCCCACCACCTAGGTTGTTCAAGGCCTTCGTTCTTGATGCTGACCACCTCATCCCCAAGATTGCACCTCAGGCAGTTAAGTCCGCTGAGATCCTCGAAGGAGATGGCGGCCCCGGAACTCTCAAGAAGATCACTTTTGGCGAAG GCAGCCACTACGGGTACGTGAAGCACAAGATCCACTCCATTGACAAAGTGAACCACGTCTACAGCTACAGTTTGATCGAGGGAGATGCCTTGTCAGACACCATCGAGAAGATCGACTATGAGACCAAGTTGGTGGCAGCTCCTCACGGAGGAAccatcatcaagagcaccagCAAGTACCACACCAAGGGCAATGTCGAAATCAAGGAAGAGCACGTCAAGGCCGGCAAAGAGAAGGCCTCGCACCTCTTCAAGCTCATTGAGGGATACCTCAAGGACCACCCCAGCGAATACAACTAA